From a single Leopardus geoffroyi isolate Oge1 chromosome E1, O.geoffroyi_Oge1_pat1.0, whole genome shotgun sequence genomic region:
- the NEUROD2 gene encoding neurogenic differentiation factor 2 produces MLTRLFSEPGLLSDVPKFASWGDGDDDEPRSDKGDAPPPPPPPPGPGAPGPARASKPVPLRADEVPEAALAEVKEEGELGGEEEEEEEEEEGLDEAEGERPKKRGPKKRKMTKARLERSKLRRQKANARERNRMHDLNAALDNLRKVVPCYSKTQKLSKIETLRLAKNYIWALSEILRSGKRPDLVSYVQTLCKGLSQPTTNLVAGCLQLNSRNFLTEQGADGTGRFHGSGGPFAMHPYPYPCSRLAGAQCQAAGGLGGGAAHALRTHGYCAAYETLYAAAGGGGASPDYNSSEYEGPLSPPLCLNGNFSLKQDSSPDHEKSYHYSMHYSALPGSRPTGHGLVFGSSAVRGGVHSENLLSYDMHLHHDRGPMYEELNAFFHN; encoded by the coding sequence ATGCTGACCCGCCTGTTCAGCGAGCCCGGTCTCCTCTCGGACGTGCCCAAGTTCGCCAGCTGGGGCGACGGCGACGACGACGAACCGAGGAGCGACAAGGGCgacgcgccgccgccgccgccgcctccgccgggGCCCGGGGCTCCGGGGCCAGCCCGGGCCTCTAAGCCAGTCCCTCTCCGTGCAGACGAGGTGCCGGAGGCCGCGCTGGCCGAGGTCAAGGAGGAAGGCGAGCTGgggggcgaggaggaggaggaagaggaggaggaggaagggctggACGAGGCAGAGGGCGAGCGGCCCAAGAAACGCGGGCCCAAAAAGCGCAAGATGACCAAGGCGCGCCTGGAGCGCTCCAAGCTGCGGCGGCAGAAGGCGAACGCGCGGGAGCGCAACCGTATGCACGACCTGAACGCGGCGCTGGACAACCTGCGGAAGGTGGTGCCCTGCTACTCCAAGACCCAGAAGCTGTCCAAGATCGAGACGCTGCGCCTAGCCAAGAACTACATCTGGGCGCTCTCGGAGATCCTGCGCTCCGGCAAGCGGCCCGACCTGGTGTCCTACGTGCAGACGCTGTGCAAGGGTCTATCGCAGCCCACCACCAACCTGGTGGCCGGCTGCCTGCAGCTCAACTCGCGCAACTTCCTCACGGAGCAGGGCGCCGACGGCACGGGCCGCTTCCACGGCTCTGGTGGCCCATTTGCCATGCACCCCTACCCGTACCCGTGCTCGCGCCTGGCGGGCGCACAGTGCCAGGCGGCGGGCGGCCTGGGCGGCGGCGCGGCGCACGCCCTGCGGACCCACGGCTACTGCGCCGCCTACGAGACGCTGTATgccgcggcgggcggcggcggcgcgagCCCGGACTATAACAGCTCCGAGTACGAGGGCCCGCTCAGCCCCCCGCTCTGTCTCAATGGCAACTTCTCACTCAAGCAGGACTCGTCGCCCGACCACGAGAAAAGCTACCATTATTCTATGCACTACTCGGCGCTGCCCGGCTCGCGGCCCACGGGCCACGGGCTGGTCTTTGGCTCGTCGGCTGTGCGCGGGGGCGTCCACTCGGAGAATCTCTTGTCTTACGATATGCACCTTCACCACGACCGGGGCCCCATGTACGAGGAGCTCAATGCGTTTTTCCATAACTGA